In Hwangdonia lutea, a single window of DNA contains:
- a CDS encoding type II toxin-antitoxin system RelE/ParE family toxin codes for MKPKFEVVFLEQAIDFMSKIDAKAKKKIYYNLDKAKLENDPKLFKKLTDEIWEFRTLYQGIQYRLFAFWDKTDKTETLVLSTHGMIKKVNKVPKSQIEKALKIRAEYFEE; via the coding sequence ATGAAACCAAAATTTGAAGTAGTTTTTCTTGAACAAGCTATTGACTTTATGTCCAAAATAGATGCGAAAGCTAAAAAGAAAATCTATTATAATTTGGATAAAGCAAAACTCGAAAATGACCCAAAGCTTTTTAAGAAATTGACAGATGAAATTTGGGAATTTAGAACACTTTACCAAGGAATTCAATACAGACTTTTTGCCTTTTGGGATAAAACTGACAAAACTGAAACGCTTGTGTTATCAACACACGGAATGATTAAGAAAGTAAATAAAGTTCCGAAATCACAAATTGAGAAAGCATTGAAAATAAGAGCTGAATATTTTGA